A window of Nicotiana sylvestris chromosome 8, ASM39365v2, whole genome shotgun sequence genomic DNA:
GTAGTAGGACTGAAATTCTCCTACTATGTAAAGGGAAAGTTTTCTTTAGTCCGACACATTGTAACATGCAATTCAAAGCAATAAAAGTTTACTTTTGTCTTCTAGCTATTATTCAAGGCATTACTCTTTTGTTCTTTTATTCACTCGCGCCCGAGCTTGTACCGAGGGTCCAATCGAGGACGAGTTCCACTGTCCAAATCTGAGATCAGGCTTGATCATTACATTGCGATTGATTTGATAATTTATTTCGTCCTTAATTCATTTATCTTTTATTCTTAATTGTTCGTATTAAattaaataatgtattttttaaatcgcgtacaaatttaattgttattgtAATTTTGGGGGTAAATAGAACTACTGGGTACACAACTTCTTGTTTAAAGAGCCCTTATCTAGGTCTTCTTGAAACCATAGCAAACATATTATATGGAGTACCAATTTGAGGCAACATCCATAGCTCTAGATGTCTCCACATTTAGAAGTTCAGGCGCCAATTTTCCGCATATTTGCTGGAAGTTGAAGAGGCCAATGTAGTGACAGTAATCATAACTTTTGTACTTGTTCTCTAGACGTATCATACATAAAATAAATACAGAACATAGGGATGAAACCATTATGCTAAGGTACAGGGAATGTATGTGTCCATATAAAGTTACAACCTAATAAGGCATGGCAAATTAGTGACCAAAATTATTCCCCTCTTCGACAATTATGCTGCTAAATTCGTAACATTGCGCTTCAATTTCTGTTCTATTCCTTTTTTTCCCCATTAATAAGCATGCTATTCTTTTTTATTCCTCTCGAAACAATGTGGGTACGAATCAACGCTATTTTCACTTACAATTGATGTTAATTTATGAAATTGAGAATGAACTTTGCAATTCACTTTAAAAAAATTCAGTTGAATTTGTGATTTGAGGATATTCAAGTAAAAGATTTCAATTACTCTACTTTTTTCATATCAATTACTCAACCTCACGTTAGGATTCCCACATTAGGATTTAACTGAGACGAACCAAAATTAATTTGGGACACCCAATTCTAAAAGGGAAAAAAACATGCTCTTGGCCAAATTTTCCACACCGTTTCCTTTAAAGCTAATGACATAACCCTAGATTTCTAATAATAGCAGCAATCGTCATCGAACTTTCTAGAAACTCAACGACGCCCTAGAACCCTCCAGTCGCCACTACCACACaaccctccccctccccctccccctccccctccccctcttTAAGAAATCCCCCAACCCGCAATCTTCTTCCTCTATTCACTACACTCTTCGCTTATTCTTCCAAAAACTTCCCATAAAATCAACTATGGCCGACGAAGCTAAGGCCAAGGGCAACGCCGCCTTCTCCGCCGGCAATTTCACCGACGCTATTACCCACTTCACTGAAGCCATCAATCTTTCACCAACTAATCACGTTCTTTACTCCAACCGATCTGCTGCTTACGCATCCATTGGAAAATATTCCGACGCTTTATCCGATGCTCAAAAAACAGTTGACCTAAAATCCGACTGGGCTAAAGGCTACTCTCGTCTTGGCGCGGCACACTTAGGTCTTCACCATTACGACGAAGCCGTTTCTGCTTACAAGAAAGGCCTTGAAATTGATCCAAATAACGAGGCCTTAAAATCTGGTCTTTCTGATGCTCAGGCAGCTCAGGCCCGATCTCGTGGCCCGGCTAGTTCTGCAAACCCTTTCGGTGATGCGTTTTCTGGACCCGAGATGTGGGCTAAGTTGACTGCCGACTCAAGTACACGGGCTTACTTGAACCAGCCCGATTTTGTTAACATGATGAAAGATATTCAAAAGAATCCGAGTAATCTGAACCTTTATTTGAAGGATCAAAGGGTAATGCAAGCACTTGGGGTTTTATTAGGTATGAAATTGTCGACGAGGATGCCGGAGGAGGATGATGCTGAGATGCCGGAACCTTCGCCGGAGAGGAAGAGGCCTGCGGAGGAGGAGAAGAAGCGTCCCGAGCCCGAACCGGAGCCCGAGCCAATGGAAGTGGGTGAGGAGGAGAAGGAGATTAAAGAGAGGAAAGCAAAGGCACAGAAGGAGAAGGAAGCGGGTAATGCGGCTTACAAGAAGAAGGATTTCGAGACTGCAATTCAGCATTATAGCAAGGCTATTGAGCTTGATGATGAGGATATTTCATTCATTACTAATCGTGCTGCTGTCTACTTGGAGATGGGAAAGGTATTATCCACATTACCTAATGTTGTTTGAGTTATATGTAGTGTAATAATAGTAGTAAAGTTAAAAAGATATTAAATTTTATGGTTCAGTATCAAagttataatttttaaaaagtt
This region includes:
- the LOC104240660 gene encoding hsp70-Hsp90 organizing protein 2 is translated as MADEAKAKGNAAFSAGNFTDAITHFTEAINLSPTNHVLYSNRSAAYASIGKYSDALSDAQKTVDLKSDWAKGYSRLGAAHLGLHHYDEAVSAYKKGLEIDPNNEALKSGLSDAQAAQARSRGPASSANPFGDAFSGPEMWAKLTADSSTRAYLNQPDFVNMMKDIQKNPSNLNLYLKDQRVMQALGVLLGMKLSTRMPEEDDAEMPEPSPERKRPAEEEKKRPEPEPEPEPMEVGEEEKEIKERKAKAQKEKEAGNAAYKKKDFETAIQHYSKAIELDDEDISFITNRAAVYLEMGKYEDCIKDCDQAVERGRELRSDFKMIARALTRKGTALAKMAKSSKDFEVAIEVFQKALTEHRNPDTLKKLNDAEKARKELEQQEYFNPQIADEEREKGNQFFKEMKYPEAVKHYTESIKRNPKDPRAYSNRAACYTKLAALPEGLKDAEKCIELDPTFVKGYTRKGAVQFFMKEYEKAMETYQEGLKHDPQNQELLDGVKRCVEQINRGSRGDLTPEELKERQAKGMQDPEIQNILTDPVMRQVLTDFQENPKAAQDHMKNPLVMNKIQKLINAGIVQVK